From Sphingopyxis sp. USTB-05, the proteins below share one genomic window:
- a CDS encoding alkaline phosphatase family protein: MSTALAAVLCVAAAGTGLAQNSAPPAQKVTAATPAPKLVVMIAVDQFSADLFAEYRGHFTGGLARLASGIVFPSGYQAHGATETCPGHSTILTGNHPAHTGIVANNYFDLSVARADKRVYCAEDETVAGATSKSGEYAPSVNHLLVPTLGDLMKARDPKAQVVSVSGKDRSAIMMGGRQADELMWLAPTGLTSYRGTTLSPAAQQASAAIAAAINQPRTALALPADCVAHDIAIPVGDKGATVGTGRMARDAGDFRKFMASPEADGAVLATAAALRQVRKMGEGSTTDLLIVGLSATDYVGHSTGTEGSEMCIQMAGLDRELGDFFARLDAAGMDYVVALTADHGGHDLPERNRQNAWPDAQRIDKALNPGAIGKEIAEKLGLPQPILYGDGDDYYFAKTLTEAQRKAILAEILPRLRAHPQIEAVVTRDQLEAHPISKRAPDTWSLMDKLRASYNPQRSGDFIIALKPRVTPIPESGIGYVATHGSVWDYDRRVPILFWRKGLAGFEQPNAVMTVDIMPTLASVIGLPVDTSKIDGRCLDLLSGPETSCR, from the coding sequence CTGTCCACTGCCCTTGCCGCCGTGCTTTGTGTCGCCGCTGCCGGAACCGGTCTCGCGCAGAATTCGGCCCCGCCGGCGCAAAAGGTTACGGCCGCGACGCCGGCGCCGAAGCTTGTCGTGATGATCGCGGTCGACCAGTTTTCAGCCGACCTGTTCGCCGAATATCGTGGGCATTTCACCGGCGGCCTTGCGCGGCTTGCATCGGGCATCGTTTTTCCGTCGGGCTATCAGGCGCATGGTGCGACCGAGACCTGCCCCGGCCATTCGACGATCCTGACCGGCAATCATCCGGCGCACACGGGCATTGTGGCCAATAATTATTTCGACCTGTCGGTCGCGCGCGCCGACAAGCGCGTCTATTGCGCCGAGGATGAGACAGTCGCGGGGGCGACCTCGAAAAGCGGCGAATATGCGCCGTCGGTGAACCATCTGCTCGTCCCGACGCTCGGCGACCTGATGAAGGCGCGCGATCCGAAGGCGCAGGTGGTTTCGGTGTCGGGCAAGGACCGCTCGGCGATCATGATGGGCGGCCGGCAAGCCGACGAACTGATGTGGCTCGCACCCACCGGGCTCACCAGCTATCGCGGTACGACGCTGTCGCCAGCCGCGCAGCAGGCGAGCGCCGCGATTGCTGCCGCGATTAACCAGCCGCGCACGGCGCTGGCGCTACCCGCGGATTGTGTGGCGCACGATATCGCAATCCCGGTTGGTGATAAGGGCGCGACGGTGGGCACCGGGCGGATGGCGCGCGACGCTGGCGACTTCCGCAAATTCATGGCGTCGCCGGAGGCCGACGGCGCAGTGCTTGCGACTGCGGCAGCGCTGCGTCAGGTGCGCAAGATGGGTGAAGGCAGCACCACCGACCTCCTCATCGTCGGTCTGTCGGCGACCGACTATGTCGGGCACAGCACCGGCACCGAGGGCAGCGAGATGTGCATCCAGATGGCGGGGCTCGACCGCGAGCTCGGTGATTTTTTTGCTCGGCTTGATGCGGCGGGGATGGACTATGTTGTGGCGTTGACCGCCGACCATGGCGGCCATGACCTGCCCGAACGCAACCGTCAGAACGCCTGGCCCGATGCGCAGCGTATCGACAAGGCGCTCAATCCCGGGGCAATCGGAAAGGAAATTGCCGAGAAACTTGGCCTGCCGCAGCCCATTCTCTATGGCGACGGCGACGATTATTATTTCGCGAAGACGCTGACCGAGGCGCAGCGCAAAGCCATTCTTGCCGAGATTCTGCCCCGCTTGCGCGCGCACCCGCAGATCGAAGCGGTGGTCACGCGCGACCAGTTGGAGGCGCATCCGATCTCGAAGCGCGCCCCCGATACGTGGAGCCTGATGGACAAGCTGCGTGCTTCATATAATCCGCAGCGGTCGGGTGATTTCATCATCGCGCTGAAGCCGCGAGTCACCCCGATCCCCGAATCGGGCATCGGCTATGTCGCGACGCACGGGTCGGTGTGGGATTATGATCGCCGCGTGCCGATCCTCTTCTGGCGCAAGGGGCTCGCCGGTTTCGAACAGCCCAATGCGGTGATGACCGTGGATATCATGCCGACATTGGCGTCGGTGATCGGCCTTCCAGTCGATACGAGCAAGATCGACGGCCGTTGTCTCGACCTGTTGTCGGGGCCCGAGACGAGCTGTCGGTAG
- the proC gene encoding pyrroline-5-carboxylate reductase: MTKALRNFSGRLLLVGCGNMAGAMLDRWLAAGLDPALVAIVDPFAAPRASIVQHESLGEWQAAGGSADWIMLGMKPQQLGDVAEILAPLATGQVHLLSILAGVSLADLAARFPDAGAQVRILPNLAARIGAGVSAVATSGDADDKAINALLDPLGKTVRLADDSTMDLVTAFTGSGPAFVFRLIESYAAAGERLGLSAEDSLALATATFGGATALLADSGEKPGVLIAQVASKGGTTQAGLDVLDSEGQLAALLTNVLRAARDRGRELADIARGES, translated from the coding sequence ATGACCAAAGCATTGCGGAATTTCTCCGGCCGCCTTCTGCTGGTCGGCTGCGGCAATATGGCGGGCGCAATGCTCGATCGCTGGCTGGCGGCGGGGCTCGACCCGGCGCTGGTCGCGATCGTCGACCCGTTTGCGGCGCCGCGCGCCAGCATCGTCCAGCATGAATCGCTGGGCGAGTGGCAGGCCGCGGGCGGTAGCGCCGACTGGATCATGCTTGGCATGAAGCCGCAGCAACTGGGCGACGTCGCCGAGATACTCGCGCCGCTCGCGACCGGTCAGGTCCATCTCCTGTCGATCCTCGCGGGCGTCTCGCTCGCCGATCTCGCCGCCCGCTTCCCCGACGCCGGGGCACAGGTCCGCATCCTGCCCAACCTCGCCGCACGTATCGGCGCGGGCGTGTCGGCGGTCGCCACATCGGGCGATGCCGACGACAAGGCGATCAATGCGCTGCTCGATCCGCTCGGCAAGACGGTGCGGCTTGCCGACGATTCGACGATGGATCTCGTGACGGCCTTCACCGGCAGCGGTCCCGCCTTTGTCTTTCGCCTGATCGAATCCTATGCCGCGGCGGGCGAACGGCTGGGCCTGTCGGCCGAGGATTCGCTGGCGCTCGCCACCGCGACCTTCGGCGGCGCGACCGCTTTGCTTGCCGACAGCGGCGAAAAGCCCGGTGTGCTGATCGCGCAGGTGGCGAGCAAGGGCGGCACGACGCAGGCGGGGCTGGATGTGCTCGACAGCGAAGGCCAGCTCGCCGCGTTGCTTACCAACGTATTACGCGCCGCGCGCGACCGCGGGCGCGAACTCGCCGATATCGCCCGCGGCGAAAGTTGA
- a CDS encoding YbjN domain-containing protein, producing the protein MSDDIYDDDDGQDAAPMEMLASYFAAHDWPHEMVGEDEIVATAQGSWTTYELRAVWRADDGVIQLLAFPDIRVVEDKRAVAHEALALINEQLWLGHFELWSNSGTILFRHGMLLGADASLPLDLTETLIESAIDECERFYPVFQFVLWGGKSPAEALAASLIETRGEA; encoded by the coding sequence ATGAGTGACGATATTTACGACGATGATGACGGCCAGGACGCGGCACCGATGGAGATGCTGGCATCCTATTTCGCCGCGCACGACTGGCCGCACGAGATGGTCGGTGAGGACGAGATTGTCGCCACTGCACAGGGCAGTTGGACAACTTATGAACTGCGCGCGGTGTGGCGTGCCGACGACGGGGTAATCCAGCTCCTCGCTTTCCCCGACATTCGCGTCGTCGAGGACAAACGCGCCGTGGCGCATGAAGCGCTCGCGCTGATCAACGAGCAATTGTGGCTCGGCCATTTCGAACTGTGGTCGAACAGCGGCACGATCCTGTTCCGCCACGGTATGCTGCTCGGCGCCGACGCGTCGCTGCCGCTCGACCTCACCGAGACGCTGATCGAAAGCGCGATCGACGAATGCGAGCGCTTTTACCCGGTGTTCCAGTTCGTGCTGTGGGGCGGCAAATCGCCCGCTGAGGCGCTCGCCGCGTCGCTGATCGAAACGCGCGGCGAGGCGTAA
- a CDS encoding right-handed parallel beta-helix repeat-containing protein — MSKAILRRPLLPLLALPLLLAPLPLPAQTGGEPYSVDGRSFGRLQDAVDAIGEGEGTIRVAPGYHRDCAVQTAGRIAFVAVEPGRAIFDGVTCEGKAALVLRGAGAKVDGIVFQNMRVPDGNGAGIRLEQSDLDVVNSLFRNSEEGILTADDPAATLTIDRSTFSRLGRCDRGLSCAHSVYTGSYGRVVVTRTRFEKGSGGHYLKTRAARVDINDNSFDDTQGKTTNYLIDLPAGSTGRVVNNLLIQGRDKENYSALIAVAAEARDNPSRGLVIEGNRASIPQGIGRNSVFVADWSGEPLAIGPNELGPGLKRFEKR; from the coding sequence ATGTCCAAGGCAATTCTCCGCCGGCCCTTGCTGCCGCTGCTCGCCCTTCCGCTGCTTCTCGCGCCGCTGCCGCTGCCGGCACAGACCGGCGGCGAGCCCTATAGTGTCGATGGGCGCAGCTTCGGGCGGTTGCAGGATGCCGTCGATGCGATCGGGGAAGGCGAGGGCACAATCCGCGTCGCTCCCGGTTACCATCGCGATTGCGCCGTGCAGACCGCGGGTCGCATCGCCTTCGTTGCGGTCGAACCCGGCCGTGCGATCTTCGACGGTGTGACGTGCGAGGGCAAGGCTGCGCTAGTGCTGCGCGGTGCTGGCGCGAAAGTCGACGGGATCGTGTTCCAGAATATGCGCGTCCCCGACGGCAATGGCGCAGGTATCCGTCTCGAGCAGAGCGACCTCGACGTCGTGAACAGCCTTTTCCGCAACAGCGAGGAGGGTATCCTAACCGCCGACGATCCCGCCGCGACGCTGACGATCGACCGCTCGACCTTCTCGCGCCTTGGTCGCTGCGACCGCGGCCTGAGCTGCGCGCACAGCGTTTACACAGGCAGCTATGGCCGCGTTGTCGTGACGCGCACGCGCTTCGAAAAGGGCAGCGGCGGCCATTATCTGAAAACCCGCGCGGCGCGGGTCGACATCAACGACAACAGCTTCGACGACACGCAGGGCAAGACGACCAATTATCTGATCGACCTGCCCGCAGGTTCGACGGGCCGCGTCGTGAACAATCTGCTGATCCAGGGGCGCGACAAGGAAAATTATTCGGCGCTGATCGCCGTCGCTGCCGAGGCACGCGACAATCCATCGCGCGGCCTGGTGATCGAGGGCAATCGCGCGAGCATTCCGCAAGGCATTGGCCGAAACTCGGTGTTCGTTGCCGATTGGAGCGGCGAACCGCTGGCGATCGGACCAAACGAACTGGGGCCGGGGCTGAAGCGCTTCGAGAAGCGGTAG
- a CDS encoding MarR family winged helix-turn-helix transcriptional regulator, translating into MPDENFLSQVPAASALFLREDEVRRGIEFLFFAHASLWRAIDARLAEKELGRAHYRALYFIARQPGLTISDLLALLGITKQSLGRVVKELEAREFLTTRPGNRDRRAKELRLTDAGRAAESVIFTALRDTMSRAYTHAGQQAVTGFWQVSEALVPPRERRRIATLGKEG; encoded by the coding sequence ATGCCGGATGAGAATTTTCTTTCACAAGTACCCGCTGCCTCTGCTCTTTTCTTGCGCGAAGACGAGGTGCGTCGGGGCATCGAATTTCTGTTTTTCGCGCACGCCTCGCTGTGGCGTGCGATCGACGCGCGGCTCGCCGAAAAGGAGCTCGGGCGTGCGCATTACCGCGCACTCTATTTCATCGCTCGGCAGCCGGGGCTTACGATTTCGGACCTGCTCGCCTTGCTTGGGATCACCAAACAGTCGCTGGGCCGCGTCGTGAAGGAATTGGAGGCGCGGGAGTTTCTGACGACGCGTCCGGGCAACCGCGACCGGCGAGCGAAGGAACTGCGCCTGACCGACGCCGGCCGAGCGGCCGAGAGCGTGATTTTCACGGCGCTGCGCGACACGATGAGCCGTGCCTATACCCATGCAGGGCAACAGGCGGTGACCGGGTTCTGGCAGGTCAGCGAAGCACTTGTTCCCCCGCGCGAGCGCCGCCGGATCGCGACGCTCGGCAAGGAGGGCTAG
- a CDS encoding accessory factor UbiK family protein has protein sequence MQSENRFFDDLAKMVNGIAGTVAGAGREAESAMRDRAKEWVGRMDFVSREEFEAVKQMAATARAEAEALKARLDKLEGVAKPAAAPKAAAAPKGATKPAATKPAAKPAARKPKG, from the coding sequence ATGCAAAGCGAAAACCGCTTTTTCGACGACCTCGCCAAGATGGTGAACGGCATTGCCGGAACCGTCGCCGGTGCAGGCCGCGAAGCCGAATCCGCGATGCGCGACCGTGCCAAGGAATGGGTTGGCCGCATGGATTTCGTCAGCCGCGAGGAATTTGAGGCGGTGAAGCAGATGGCCGCGACCGCGCGCGCCGAAGCCGAAGCGTTGAAGGCACGGCTCGACAAGCTCGAAGGCGTGGCGAAGCCGGCGGCGGCTCCGAAGGCTGCGGCGGCGCCGAAGGGCGCAACAAAGCCGGCTGCGACGAAACCGGCCGCGAAGCCTGCGGCGCGCAAGCCCAAGGGCTGA
- a CDS encoding TspO/MBR family protein, which translates to MTEIATPGQLRMSYLRWALVTVPAIVLAGSLSGLLSNSGYGNRWFASLDLPPITPPGWVFGTVWPILYICLGLSLAMILHARGAKGRGFALLLFFVQLFANFAWSPLFFGQHQVTTALYVIIFILMVTIATAFAFAAIRKAAAWLLVPYMIWLSFAAILNFQIDQRNPDAETLVPAAASTQIR; encoded by the coding sequence ATGACCGAAATCGCAACGCCGGGACAGCTTCGCATGTCCTATCTGCGCTGGGCGCTCGTTACTGTGCCAGCGATCGTGCTTGCGGGCAGCCTGTCGGGGCTCTTGTCGAACAGCGGTTATGGCAATCGCTGGTTCGCATCGCTCGACTTGCCACCGATCACGCCGCCGGGCTGGGTGTTCGGCACCGTCTGGCCGATCCTCTACATCTGCCTCGGCCTGTCGCTCGCGATGATCCTCCATGCGCGCGGCGCAAAGGGGCGCGGCTTCGCGCTGCTGCTCTTCTTCGTTCAGCTTTTCGCTAATTTCGCCTGGTCGCCGCTTTTCTTTGGGCAGCATCAGGTGACGACCGCGCTCTATGTGATCATCTTCATCTTGATGGTGACCATCGCGACGGCCTTCGCATTTGCGGCAATCCGCAAGGCGGCGGCGTGGCTGCTGGTGCCCTATATGATCTGGCTAAGCTTTGCCGCGATCCTGAATTTCCAGATCGATCAGCGCAATCCCGATGCCGAAACCCTTGTCCCCGCCGCCGCCAGCACCCAGATAAGGTGA
- a CDS encoding protein-disulfide reductase DsbD, with amino-acid sequence MNLRSEAFVTRVLRALLALLALTLVTMSTAHAQSTHIQPKLVAESATPAPGGNMTLALTMAPEKTWHGYWVNGGDAGFGLSVEWNAPEGVTIAPFRYPVPDALILFGMMNHVYEHPYALLAEVQVDKSVAPGTDLTLSGVANWLACTDKVCVPEKAVISVALKAGDGKVASAERTRFDGWRALLPQPLDRHGTWERRGDMVRFAIPLPASTAIDAPHLFVETQDVVDYAAPQSFSRNGDHIIVETRVKGDKAGPISALLKLGAGRGLSLTLEPGTVPAKGEGIAGKAGGIDMGLFWTALGGAILGGLILNLMPCVFPILSLKALSLARSGGDARSAKVEALAYTAGAIVTALLLGGALLVLRAAGEQVGWAFQLQHPVSVLALLLLALAITLNLLGAYELPSFGRGQALVDKGGAAGGFWTGALAAFVATPCSGPLLGAALGATLVLPAWAALPIFGGLGLGLALPFLGVGFVPALRNQLPKPGPWMDRFRKWMALPMALTTLALAWLLWRQLGSGAQLMWPTLAVAMAFVLLTHYGSIQRGDRRSWLLFASGLLLLVSLAGTVTEVAEAERTADGAGSTFSADALAKARATGKPVFVYFTADWCLSCKANEAGAINRETVQQVFEKAGVVTLVGDWTNGDPVITRTLAEHGRNSVPLYLWYAPGAAKPEILPQILTPGLLADKAKR; translated from the coding sequence ATGAATTTGAGAAGTGAGGCTTTTGTGACACGCGTATTGCGCGCCCTGCTGGCATTGCTGGCGCTGACGCTAGTCACCATGAGCACGGCGCACGCACAATCGACCCATATACAGCCAAAACTGGTCGCCGAGTCGGCAACGCCCGCTCCCGGCGGCAATATGACGCTCGCGCTGACGATGGCGCCTGAAAAGACATGGCACGGCTATTGGGTAAATGGCGGCGACGCGGGCTTCGGCCTGTCCGTCGAATGGAACGCGCCCGAGGGCGTGACGATCGCCCCCTTCCGTTACCCGGTGCCCGACGCGCTGATCCTCTTTGGCATGATGAACCATGTCTATGAGCACCCCTATGCGCTGCTCGCCGAAGTTCAGGTCGACAAGAGCGTCGCGCCGGGCACCGACCTGACGCTATCCGGGGTCGCCAACTGGCTCGCTTGTACAGACAAGGTGTGCGTGCCCGAAAAAGCCGTAATTTCGGTCGCACTGAAGGCAGGCGATGGCAAGGTCGCATCCGCCGAGCGCACCCGCTTCGACGGCTGGCGCGCGCTGCTGCCGCAGCCGCTCGATCGCCACGGCACGTGGGAGCGGCGCGGCGACATGGTGCGCTTTGCCATCCCCCTCCCCGCCAGCACCGCGATCGACGCGCCGCATCTGTTCGTCGAGACACAGGACGTCGTCGACTATGCCGCGCCGCAAAGCTTCAGTCGCAATGGCGACCACATCATCGTCGAAACGCGCGTGAAGGGCGACAAGGCGGGGCCGATTTCGGCGCTACTGAAACTCGGAGCCGGGCGCGGTCTGTCACTGACGCTCGAACCCGGCACGGTTCCCGCGAAGGGCGAGGGGATCGCCGGGAAAGCCGGCGGCATCGACATGGGCCTGTTCTGGACCGCGCTCGGCGGCGCAATCCTTGGCGGGCTCATCCTCAACCTGATGCCGTGCGTATTTCCCATATTGAGCCTGAAGGCGCTTAGCCTTGCGCGTTCGGGCGGCGATGCGCGCAGCGCGAAGGTCGAGGCGCTAGCCTATACCGCCGGCGCCATCGTTACCGCATTGCTCCTCGGCGGCGCGCTGCTTGTGTTGCGCGCCGCGGGCGAGCAGGTCGGCTGGGCGTTCCAATTGCAGCATCCGGTCAGCGTATTGGCGCTGCTGCTCCTCGCGCTGGCGATCACGCTCAATCTGCTCGGGGCATATGAACTGCCGTCCTTTGGCCGTGGACAGGCGCTCGTCGACAAGGGCGGTGCGGCAGGCGGCTTCTGGACCGGCGCGCTGGCCGCTTTCGTCGCGACGCCGTGCAGCGGGCCGCTGCTCGGCGCGGCGCTGGGCGCGACACTGGTGCTGCCGGCATGGGCCGCGCTGCCGATCTTCGGCGGGCTGGGGCTGGGGCTCGCCCTGCCCTTCCTTGGGGTCGGCTTCGTACCTGCGCTGCGCAATCAGCTGCCAAAGCCGGGGCCATGGATGGACCGTTTCCGCAAATGGATGGCGCTACCGATGGCGCTCACCACCCTCGCGCTGGCATGGCTGCTGTGGCGCCAGCTTGGTAGCGGTGCGCAGTTGATGTGGCCAACCCTTGCGGTCGCGATGGCGTTCGTCCTGCTCACACACTACGGGTCGATTCAGCGCGGCGACCGGCGGTCGTGGCTGCTGTTCGCGTCCGGTCTGCTTCTGCTCGTCAGCCTCGCGGGCACGGTAACCGAAGTCGCCGAGGCCGAACGCACCGCCGACGGCGCCGGATCGACCTTTTCGGCGGATGCGCTCGCCAAGGCACGCGCCACAGGCAAGCCCGTCTTCGTCTATTTCACCGCCGACTGGTGCCTGTCGTGCAAGGCGAACGAGGCCGGCGCGATCAACCGCGAGACGGTGCAACAGGTCTTCGAAAAGGCAGGCGTCGTCACGCTCGTCGGCGACTGGACCAACGGCGATCCGGTCATCACGCGCACGCTGGCGGAACATGGCCGCAACAGCGTGCCGCTCTATCTCTGGTACGCGCCCGGCGCCGCCAAGCCCGAAATCCTGCCGCAGATACTGACTCCGGGCCTGCTCGCCGACAAGGCGAAGCGCTGA
- a CDS encoding branched-chain amino acid aminotransferase, with product MSAPAFTHLPHSNLIADDVRAAAIADPAFGRVFTDHMVSIRYAEGRGWHDAQVMPRGPLSLDPATAVLHYAQEIFEGLKAYRLDDGSMALFRVEANAARFNASARRMAMAELPEELFIAAVKEAVAADANWFPPVDGGALYLRPFMFASEVFLGVKPASEYQFLVITSPVGNYFKSGAPAISLWVSEDYTRAAPGGTGAAKCGGNYASSLVAQREAIAKGHDQVVFLDAAEHRWIEELGGMNMFFVFNDGSIVTPPLTGTILPGITRDAIITLARDAGLTVREEPYAIDQWQADAESGKLTESFACGTAAVVTPVGKVTRGDASFTIGAGGPGQVTESLKAKLVDIQRGRAEDPYGWVTRL from the coding sequence ATGTCCGCTCCCGCTTTCACCCATCTGCCGCACTCCAATCTGATCGCGGACGATGTACGGGCGGCGGCGATCGCCGATCCGGCGTTCGGACGCGTCTTCACCGATCATATGGTGTCGATCCGTTATGCCGAGGGGCGGGGCTGGCACGATGCGCAGGTGATGCCGCGCGGGCCGTTGTCGCTCGATCCCGCGACCGCAGTGCTCCATTATGCGCAGGAAATCTTCGAAGGGCTGAAGGCGTATCGCCTCGACGACGGCTCGATGGCGCTATTCCGCGTCGAGGCAAATGCCGCGCGTTTCAACGCGAGCGCACGCCGGATGGCGATGGCCGAACTGCCTGAGGAACTGTTCATCGCCGCGGTCAAGGAAGCGGTCGCCGCCGATGCGAACTGGTTCCCGCCGGTCGACGGCGGTGCGCTGTACCTGCGCCCCTTCATGTTCGCGAGCGAGGTTTTCCTCGGCGTCAAGCCTGCCTCCGAATATCAGTTCCTCGTCATCACCTCGCCGGTCGGCAATTATTTCAAATCGGGCGCTCCCGCGATCTCGCTCTGGGTGTCGGAAGATTATACCCGCGCCGCACCGGGCGGCACCGGCGCCGCCAAATGCGGCGGCAACTATGCCTCCAGTCTCGTCGCGCAGCGTGAGGCGATCGCCAAGGGGCACGACCAGGTCGTCTTCCTCGACGCCGCCGAACATCGCTGGATCGAGGAACTGGGCGGCATGAACATGTTCTTCGTCTTCAACGACGGCAGCATCGTGACCCCGCCGCTGACCGGCACCATCCTGCCCGGCATCACGCGCGACGCGATCATCACGCTGGCCCGCGACGCCGGCCTGACGGTGCGCGAGGAACCCTATGCGATCGATCAGTGGCAGGCCGATGCGGAAAGCGGCAAACTCACCGAAAGCTTTGCCTGCGGCACCGCCGCAGTGGTGACGCCGGTGGGCAAGGTTACGCGCGGCGACGCAAGCTTTACCATCGGCGCAGGCGGCCCGGGACAGGTGACCGAAAGCCTCAAAGCCAAACTGGTCGATATCCAACGCGGCCGCGCCGAAGATCCCTATGGCTGGGTCACCCGGCTCTGA
- a CDS encoding TlyA family RNA methyltransferase — protein sequence MAKQRADQLLVDRGLAESRTRAQALILAGLAFVGDRKIDKAGQQIADDAEISVKGRDHPWVSRGGIKLDHALRHLGWDVSGAVAIDVGSSTGGFTDVLLSRGAARVYAVDSGTNQLAWKLRQDERVIVHEQTSARILTPAHIPEPVDLIVCDASFIALSKVLPVPMSFAKEGAHMVALIKPQFEAERHEVGKKGVVRDAAVHARVCAEVRDWLTRENWEVADLVESPITGPEGNVEFLIAAVKRAA from the coding sequence ATGGCGAAGCAGCGCGCCGACCAACTGCTCGTCGACCGCGGCCTGGCCGAAAGCCGGACGCGCGCGCAGGCACTGATCCTTGCGGGGCTTGCCTTCGTCGGCGACCGCAAGATCGACAAGGCTGGGCAGCAGATCGCCGACGATGCAGAGATCAGCGTCAAGGGCCGCGATCATCCGTGGGTGTCGCGCGGCGGGATCAAGCTCGACCATGCGCTGAGGCATCTCGGCTGGGACGTCAGCGGTGCGGTTGCGATCGACGTCGGATCGTCGACGGGCGGCTTTACTGACGTGCTGCTCAGCCGCGGCGCGGCGCGCGTCTATGCGGTGGATTCGGGGACCAATCAACTCGCGTGGAAGCTGCGGCAGGACGAACGCGTCATCGTCCACGAACAGACGAGCGCGCGCATCCTGACGCCCGCCCACATCCCCGAACCGGTCGACCTGATCGTCTGCGACGCCAGTTTCATCGCGCTGTCAAAAGTGCTGCCCGTACCGATGTCTTTCGCAAAAGAAGGCGCGCATATGGTCGCGCTGATCAAGCCGCAGTTCGAGGCGGAGCGCCACGAGGTGGGCAAGAAGGGCGTCGTTCGCGATGCCGCCGTGCATGCACGCGTTTGCGCCGAAGTGCGGGACTGGCTGACCCGCGAAAACTGGGAGGTCGCCGACCTCGTCGAAAGTCCGATCACCGGTCCGGAAGGAAATGTCGAATTTCTGATCGCTGCAGTGAAGCGAGCCGCTTGA